Proteins from one Natrinema versiforme genomic window:
- a CDS encoding chloride channel protein: protein MVDISRYGYQGRTISLAVCNLSRVVLLAVCLATVIGLMTGAFLRILYWVTSLLWKTIPEVITVLPNHPLYTILVCTVGGITLGIGRIHLGDYPGDVEELLAEIRGGGTVDHDEISKGAINSLVSLAFGASLGPELALMAIGGGMSSHALARLKHAMRTAWAGTLAGTSTSFRDLCFPATDRLNHPVGKSDVLPVPLWWRWIPGLAAIALGLTTLKVAAGNGLHFGYTVPEFRSTNPTWRLIGAAFFGALGGFVSVMYLRFRHRLQAHRREENHLIRSTVGGFALGFAGAVAPRLLFSGQEAIGALFAGLPLTAEALLVAGLAKIMLVSVMLETGWKGGPIFPLLAGGAAIGAALAQIVPGIGSVVGLTAMMAGVPAGELPRPLLIAGAVALFYSSSLFIVAVIGAVTGTLVVRTAQKMG from the coding sequence ATGGTTGATATATCGAGGTACGGCTACCAAGGACGCACCATCTCGCTCGCGGTTTGCAACCTTTCCCGCGTCGTCCTTCTCGCAGTCTGTCTCGCTACCGTCATCGGGCTCATGACGGGCGCATTCCTTCGCATTCTCTACTGGGTTACGTCTCTCCTCTGGAAAACAATTCCAGAGGTGATCACAGTGTTGCCAAATCACCCGCTGTATACAATTCTCGTCTGTACTGTCGGAGGTATCACGCTCGGGATCGGGCGTATCCATCTCGGCGACTATCCGGGTGACGTCGAGGAATTACTGGCCGAAATCCGCGGTGGCGGGACCGTCGATCATGATGAAATCTCGAAAGGGGCGATAAATTCGCTGGTCTCGCTTGCCTTCGGAGCGAGTCTCGGTCCCGAACTTGCGTTAATGGCGATCGGCGGTGGGATGAGCTCACACGCTCTCGCGAGGCTGAAACATGCGATGCGTACTGCGTGGGCTGGGACGCTCGCGGGTACGAGTACGTCGTTCCGAGATCTCTGTTTTCCTGCGACTGACAGACTCAATCACCCCGTCGGAAAGAGCGACGTCCTCCCGGTTCCACTATGGTGGCGGTGGATACCGGGGCTTGCTGCGATTGCTCTCGGACTCACAACTCTCAAAGTAGCCGCTGGAAACGGGTTACATTTCGGGTACACTGTCCCCGAGTTCCGATCGACAAATCCGACATGGCGTCTCATCGGGGCAGCTTTCTTTGGGGCACTCGGAGGGTTCGTTTCCGTGATGTACCTCCGCTTTCGACATCGATTGCAAGCCCATCGAAGAGAGGAAAATCACCTCATTCGATCAACGGTTGGAGGTTTCGCTCTGGGGTTCGCTGGAGCCGTTGCGCCGAGATTACTGTTCTCAGGCCAGGAAGCTATCGGTGCACTCTTTGCTGGGCTTCCGCTCACAGCCGAGGCGTTGCTCGTGGCTGGGCTCGCCAAAATTATGCTGGTGAGCGTGATGCTGGAGACAGGCTGGAAAGGCGGTCCAATATTTCCGCTTCTGGCTGGAGGTGCAGCCATCGGGGCAGCACTTGCGCAAATAGTCCCTGGAATCGGTTCTGTGGTCGGATTGACTGCAATGATGGCTGGCGTGCCGGCTGGTGAATTGCCGCGACCATTACTCATCGCCGGAGCAGTAGCGCTGTTTTACTCGAGCTCACTGTTCATCGTTGCAGTTATCGGTGCCGTCACTGGAACGCTTGTCGTTCGAACGGCACAGAAAATGGGATAG